A window of Myxococcales bacterium genomic DNA:
TCGCTCCAGGCGCACTTCACGAACACCGCGCCCGCGATCGCGGATCTCGACGGCGACGGGAAGTACGAGATCGTGATCCTCGGCAGCGTGCAGAACGCCGCGCAGTCGAACCGCAAGCAGGGCGTCGGTCTGTGGGTCGTGCGCGCCGACGCGTCGCGCCCGCCCGGGTGGGAGGCGCCGCTGCACGTCCCGGCGTACCTCGACGGCCTCGAGGACCTCGGGGGCAACCTGATCGCGGCGACCAACCAAGCGACCGTGGCGGACATCTCTCCGGCGGAGAAGGGCCCCGAGCTGCTCTTCGCGGGCTTCGACGGGAAGATCCACGCGGTGTCGGCGGCGCGAAAGGAGCTCTGGGCGACCGCCTTCACGGCGGAGAAGGGCGTGCTCACCGGCGGCGTGGTGGTGGCCGATCTCTCCGGAGACGGCGCGCCGGAGGTCGTGTTCGCGACCTACGGCCCCGCCGGTAAGGGCGCGCTGTTCGTGCTCGGCCCCGGCGGAGCGAAGCTCCACGAGGTGAAGCTCCCCGGACGCGGCTCGATGGCCGTACCCACCATCGCGGATCTGGACGGGGACGGGGCGCTCGAGATCTTGGTCTCGCTCAAAGACGCGGACGGGAAGGCCGCGGTCCTCGTGTTCGCAGTGCCTGGCTCGCAGACCAACTGCATGCTCTGGCCTACGGGCCGGGGCAACCTGCTCCGCAATGGCTGGGCGCGCTGACGGCGCGCGGCGCGCCGCTCGAACGCGGCCTCGCACCGACGGCGTCGACGGTGGTCAGGGCGGGGGCGCGCGGCGCGACGCCGGCCTCGCGGGCTTCGCGGCCCGCTCGTCCTCGCGCTTCTGCTCGCGGTAGGCCTCCCAGTTCCCCGAGTAGAGCTGCGTCTTTCCGTTGCCCTCGAAGGCGAGGATGGACGTCGCCACGCGGTCGAGGAACCACCGGTCGTGGGACACGACGAGCACGCACCCGGGCCAGCTCTCGATGAGGTCTTCGAGCGCGCCCAGCGTGTCCATGTCGAGGTCGTTCGTCGGCTCGTCGAGCAGGAGCACGTTCGCCCCCGACTTCAGGGAGAGCGCGAGCGCGACGCGCGCCCGCTCCCCGCCGGAGAGCGCCGACACCTTGCGCCGGAGCGCGGCGCCGTTGAAGAGGAAGAGCTCCAGATAGGCGCGCATGCCCATCTCGCGATCCCCGAGGATCACCGTGCCGCCGCCCGTGCGGTCGGAGTCCTCGCGCTCGGCGACGTTGTCGAGCACCGACCAGTCGTCGCGGAGCGTGGTGCGGGCCTGGTCGAAATAGGCGATCTTGGTCTGCAGTCCGCGCACCAAGGTGCCCGAGGTGGGCTCGAGCTCGCCCGTGACGAGCCGCAGGAGGGTGGTCTTCCCTGCCCCGTTCGGCCCGACGATGCCGACCCGCGCCCCCTTCACCAGGCGCATCGTGAGCGAGTCGATGAGCCGGCGGCCACCGAGGTCGAGCCGCACGTCCACGAGGTCGAGGATGGTCTTTCCGAGCCTCGCGGCGCCGCCCTCGAGCCCCGCGAGATCGACCTCTCCGCGCACGCGCAGCCCCTCGGCCCCGATGGCGGTCTCGGCGCGCTGGATGCGCGCCTTCTGCTTCGTGGAGCGCGCCTTCGGGCCGCGCCGCAGCCACTCGATCTCACGGCGAAGGAAATTCTGGCGGTTCGACTCGACGCGCTCGGCCTGCGCGAACCGCTCGGCCTTCTGCTCGAGGAAGTCCACGAACGCGCCGACGCTGTCGTTGCGCTTCGTGTACTCGGTGAGGACGCCGTTCTCGAGGTCGAGGACCCGCGTCGCGATCTTCTCGAGCACGTAGCGGTCGTGCGTGACGAGCAGCACGGCGCCGGGGAACTCTCGGACGAGGTGGTCCTCGAGCCAAGCGATCGTGTCGGCGTCGAGGTGATTCGTGGGCTCGTCGAAGATCGCGAGCTCGGGCTTCGCGACGAGGATGCGCGCGAGCGCCACGCGCCGCCGCTCGCCGCCGCTCATGGTGCCGACCGGTCGGTCGACGTCGGTCACGCCGAGGTGGAGCAAGATCTCATCGACCTCGTGGTCGCGCGACCAGCCGCCGAGCCGCTCGACGTCCTCCGCCAGCGACGCCTGCTCATCCATCAGCGCCGCCGTCACCTCGCCCTCACCGAGCCTGTGCGACACCTCGTCGTAGCGTGACTTCGCCGCGTGCCAGAGCACCAGCCCCTCGCGGGCGATCTCGCGCGGGGTGCGCTCGGGATCGAGCACGGGCTCCTGCGGCAGGTAGAGGATCGTCGCGTCGCGGCGACGATCGATCGAGCCGGTGTCGAGCGGCTCGATCCCCGCCAGCACGCGGAGAAGCGTCGATTTGCCGGTGCCATTCGGCCCGAGCAGCGCCACCTTCTCGCCGCGGCGGATCGTGAACGTCGCCTGGTCGAAGAGGGGGCGGAGCCCGTAGGCCTTGGTGATCGCGTGCGCGGAGAGGACGGGCATCGCGCGCATCCGTAGCAGAGTGCGCCGGGCGACGTGCGCGGATCGACGCGCGCTCTGCGACGAGACGGTGACGGTCGCGACGTCCACGTGACCGCGACGCGAAGGCCCGCCAACGTCTCGTGGCGCGCGCGCGATGGTCTCGAAGGGTTCACCGTTTCGTCAAATTCGGTCCTTAGAGGGTTCGGCGTGTCACTCGCCGCACTCGAGCACGATCGCCTCCACGACTTCTCCGCCCGCCGGCTGCTCGTCGGGTACGCGTCCGCTGGCGTCGTGCTCGCGACGGTCGCCGTCCTGGGCGTGGTCTTTGGGAAAGAGATCAAACGCAAGGCGCTCGAGGAGGCGGTGCCCGTCGTGTTCGCGCCCCAGAAGCCGCCGACGCGACCGGCGCCCGCGAAGGTGGAGACCCCGAGGCCGCCCGCCCCAAAGGCCAAGTCGAGCCCCCCGCCCCTTGGGCGCCCGGCGACCCTCGCGCCGCGCGAGACGCCGACCGAGGCCCCGAAGCAGGGTGATCCCACCGCCCCGCTGCCCGCGGCCGAGGGTGTCGTCGGCGGCAGCCTCGACGGCGTCGTGGGCGGCACCGGGACCGGCGGCCCCGCGGCCGGCGCGCAGAGGCCCTCGGCGCCACCTGCGCCTACGCCTCCGCCAGCGCCCATGGCCCAGACGACCGAGAACGTCGCCGCGCCTCGCGTGCTCGCCCGCGCGCTCCCCACCTTCCCCGAGGCCGCGCGCCGCGCCGGCGTGCAGGCCACCGTCCGCGTGCGCTACGTCGTGCGCGAGGACGGGAGCGTCACCGACGTGGTCATCGTGCGAGGGCACCCGCTGCTCGACGCCGAGGTGGTGCGCGCGGTGTCGGCGTGGCGCTTCTCTCCCGCCATGCTCGACGGCCGCCCGGCGCGCGTCGTCCGGTTCGCCAACTTGCCATTCCGCCCGCGACTCTAGTGGGCATTCCTTCTTCGTCGACCCCGCCCACCCCCGACCAACTGCCCATCACGACTCCGTCTCCGCGCCTGCCAGGAGGAGTATCCCCATGAACCTCAATCCATTCCACATCTGGGCCTCGATGGGCCCCCTCAGCAAGTTCATCGCGGCGGTGCTCCTCGCCATGGCGGCCACGACCATCGCCATCGCCGTGGAGCGATGGCTCGCCCTCGCGCGCGGGTCGCGCGCGACGCGCACCTTCATGAAGACCGCGCTGCCCATCCTGGAGCGCGGACAGTTCGAGGGTCTCGCCGAGATCGCCCCCGCACACACCCACTCCCCCTTCGCCCGCCTCATAGGGCCCACGCTGAGCAAGCTTGGGTCCAAGCGGGGCACCGTCGACGCCGTCGAGCTCGTACGGCGCGAGTCCGAGCGGCAGAAGGAGGCCGTGAGCGGCGAGCTTCGGCGCGGTCTCTCGGTGCTCGCGAGCATCGGCTCCGTGGCGCCGTTCGTCGGCCTCCTGGGCACTGTCGTGGGCATCATCTCGGCGTTTCAGGGTATCGCCGCCACGGGCTCTGGCGGCCTCGGCGCCGTGTCCGCGGGCATCGCCGAGGCGCTCGTGGAGACCGCGCTCGGCCTCCTCGTCGCCATCCCCTCGGTGCTCCTCTTCAACCAATTGAACGCGTCGATCACGATCCTCGAGGGCACGCTCTCCCGCGCGACCGGCGAGCTCCTGGACGACCTCGAGAACCGGCGCGTCGACGCCTCGCTCGAGGCGGCAGAGTGAGCGCCCCCGCGAGCGCGCCCCGCGCGCCCCGCGCACAGCCCCGTCGGCCTTCGCGCGTGCCCAAGACGCGCCCCACGCGCGTCCCGACCGGAGCCACGGTGCTGCCCGAGATCAACGTCACGCCGCTCGTCGACGTCGTGCTCGTGCTGCTCATCGTGTTCATGGTCATCGCACCGCAGCTCGAGCACGGTGAGCGCGTCGAGCTCCCGAGCGTGGCCCGGCCCGACGACGCGCAGAAGACCGCCTCGGTCGACCCGGTGACGCTCACGCTCGCCGCGAGCGGCGCGCTCTACCTCGAGAGGGAGCCCGTCACGCCGGACGCGCTCGCGGCGCGCCTGACCGAGCTGCACGCGGTGGCGCCGGACCGCAAGGTCGTGCTGAAGGCCGACGCGACGGCGCCGTACGGCAAGGTCCGCGCGCTCTTCGCGCGGGTGCAGCGCACGGGCTTCCCGGGCTGCGCGCTGCTGGTGGAGAAGCAGGAGAAGGGCTGATGGCCATCACGCTCGAGTCAGGCCCTCGCAAGTCGCGGGGCGCGACGCCGCAAATGAACGTGACGCCGCTCGTCGACGTCGTCCTCGTGCTGCTCATCGTGTTCATGGTCATCGCGCCCCTGCTGTCGAAGAAGTTCAGCCTCGCCCTCCCGAAGCAGGCGGAGGCGAGCGCCGCGCAGAGCGCCGACGTGCCCGTCGTGCTCACAGTTGCGGCGGACGGCGCGGTGCGACTCAACCGTGAGGAGGTCGCCGCCGCCGAGCTCGGCGCGCGCGTCGAGCGGGTGCTCGCGGCCCGCGCAGACAAGACCGTGTACTTCGACGCCGACGACGGCGCGCCCTTCGGGGTGGCGGTGCGCACCATGGACGTGGCGCGCGCGCACGGCGCGATCACGGTCTCCATCCTCACGGCGAAGGCGGACGAGTAGCGGCCTCACGGCCAGGAGCCCTCATGCAACCCCCCGGACCCCAGGAGCGGCGCCGCGCGCGTCGACAGGTGACGTGCGTCCTGTACACGGCCCTCACGGCGCTCGGCGCCTCCGGGGCCAGCCCCGCGGCCGCCGAGGCAGCGGAGCCGCCCGGCATCGCTCCGTCGCCGAGCGCGACCGTGACCCTTCGCGGTCGCGTGACCAGCCGGGAAGACCACACGCCGCTCCCCGGCGCCGAGGTGAGCGTAATCGCGGCGGGCGGCGACGGCCAACGGCTCGCGGTGGCGACCGACGAGGACGGCGCCTTCGCGCTCGCCCTGCCTCCCGGCGCCCACACGCTCCGGGTCGTGGCCGACCTCCACAAGCCCGCGCGGGTGCGCAACGTCCGCGTGCTCAGCGGCCGCGTCACCACGCTGAGCGTCGCGCTCGAGCCCGACGCGGACGCCATCGAGGACCTCGCCGCGGTGGAGTACGAGCCCGACCGGAACAGCGCCGCCGGCCAGGTGGCGCTTCGTCGAAACGCCGCGGGGGCGACCGACACCGTCGGCGCCCAGGACATCGCCCGGTCGCCCGATCGCTCCGCGGCAGACGCCGTGAAGCGCGTCGTCGGCGCGAGCGTGGTGGACGGTCGCACGATCGTCATCCGCGGCCTCGGCGATCGCTACACGAGCTCGCTCGTGGACGGCCTGCCGATGCCGTCCACCGACCCCGATCGCACCGCGGTGCCGCTCGACATGTTCCCCTCACTCGTCCTGTCCGACCTGTCGATCAAGAAGACGTATACTCCCGATCTTCCAGGGCAATTTGCCGGCGGTATCCTCGACATCCGAATGCGGAGGGCGCCCGAGAGGTTCACGTTCCTCGCGTCACTCGGCGTCGGCCTCAACGGCGAGACCACCTTCGCGCGGCGACCGTCGTACGCGGGCGGCTCACTCGACTGGCTCGGCGTAGACGACGGCACACGGCGGCTGCCGGCGGGCCTCCCGCGGGAGCGCATCACGCGGCTGCGCCCGGACGGGACCGTCGACCCGAACCTGACCGACTACGGCCGCGCGCTGTCCTCCCCCATCGGCCTGACCGAGACGGTCTCGCTGCCGAGCGGCACCGGCAGCCTGCTCGTGGGCGACACGCGCAAGCTCGGCGGACATAGCCTCGGCTACATCGCGGCGCTCGGGTACTCCCGCCGATTCCAGCGCCGCACGGGCGAGCTCTTGCGCACCTACGGCCTCGACCCGTCGCGCCCCGGCGAGCTCGTCCGCCTGAACGACTACCGCGTGGACAGCGGCACCGACGCGGTCACCATCTCCAGCTACGCCGGGCTCGAGTGGCGCCCCTCGCCCGCCCACACGCTGACGCTGAGCGGCCTGCTCTCGCGCAGCTCCGAGGCCGAGGCGCGGCGTATCACCGGCTTCAACGACGAGCAGCAGGCCGACGTGCGCGACGAGCGGCAGCGCTTTCTCCAGCGGCAGCTCATGTACGGGCAGCTCCGCGGTGAGCACCGCATCGAGTCGCTCCGAAGGGCCGAGCTTGGCTGGAGCCTCGGCTACGGACGCGCGACCTCCGGCGAGCCCGACCTCCGCGAGTCGGTGTACGTAGCCGACGCCGCGCAGGGCCTCTCGTTCCGCGAGGGCACGCAGAGCGGCCAGCACTTCTTCGCGAACCAGGGGGAGACCACCCGCACCCTGGGGCTCACCTACAAGCAGCCCATCCGCGACGGCGAGCGGCCGGTGCGGCTCGAGCTCGGAGGCCTCGCGTCGCTCCGGGGCCGCAGCTTCGAGGCGCGCCGATTCCGCTTCCTCCGCGCTCGCGACGCGCGCCCGGAGGTCTTCCGGAGGTCCCCGGCCGAGCTGTTCACGCCCGACAACGTGGGCACCGCCCTCGAGCTCGAGGAGTGGACGCGGCCCACCGACCTCTACGCCGCGCGGTACGACGTCGTGGGCGGCCACCTGATGGCCGACGTGGCGCTCCACGAGCGCGTACGCGTCGTGGTGGGGCAGCGGCTCGAGCGCGCGGTGCAGTCGATCGACTCCTTCGATCCGTTCGCGGCGGAGTCCACCGAGCGCGTGACGTCGCGCCTCGAGCGCGTGGACGCCCTCCCCTCGGCGAACCTCACCTTGAAGACCTCGGAGCGCACGAACCTGCGACTCGCCGTCTCGCGCACGGTGTCGCGCCCCCAGCTGCGCGAGCTCGCGCCGTTCATCTTCAGCGACTTCTTCGGCGCTCGCGAGATCCTCGGCAATCCCGACCTCGATCGCGCGCGGATCGTCAATCTGGACGCGCGCGCCGAGCTCTTCCCCGGCGACGCCCAGGTGCTCTCGGCGTCGTTCTTCTACAAGAGCTTCACGGCGCCCATCGAGCCCATCATCTTGCCCACGAGCCGCGGCGTGCTGAGCTACGCGAACGCGCGCGGCGCGGTCAACGCGGGCGTGGAGCTCGAGGCGCGGCGGTCGCTCGGGTTCGTGCACAAGTCGCTCTCCGAGCTGTCATTTCTCGGGAACCTCACCCTCGTGCACTCTCGCGTAGAGCTCTCGCCCTCGGCGGGCATCCAGACCTCGCAGTCGCGCGCACTCGCCGGGCAGTCACCCTACGTCGTGAATCTGGCGCTCGACTGGGAACACCCGGTCACAAGGACGCGCGCGCGGCTCCTCTACAACGTGTACGGGGCGCGGATATCCCAGGTAGGGCAGAACGGGCTCCCCGACGTCTTTGAGCAGCCCCGCCACCTGGTCGACGCGAGCGTGGGCCAAGGAGTCGGCGAGCACGTCGAGCTGAAGCTGACGCTCGAGAACCTCATGAACTCCCCGGTCCGCTTCAGCCAAGGCGAGTCGGGCGCGTTCCTCACGAGTCGATACCTGACGGGCACCAACGCGTGGCTGACTGCCAGTTACAAATACTGAATGTCGCGGACAGTTCGTGAGAGCGAACGAAGACCGTCACCGAAGGTCGGCACATTCCTGCCCACGAACTCCACACCATCACCCGTGAAGAAGATAGGCAATCCCATGAGCTCCCGCACGTTCCTCCGGACCTCCCTCTTTGGGCCCCTCGTCGGCCTCGCGCTCCCCCTCGCCGTTTGCTTCACCGCGTGCTCCGACGACGGCTCGCTCAGCGTCGACGCCAAGCGGACCGCCGCGACCTCCCCCACGGGCAACCCGCCCTCGAGCGGCGCCGCCGCACCGAAGGCGCTAGAAGTGCTGAAGGGCGACATCAAGACGGCGATGAACCTGACCGCCGCCAAGGAGTACCTGCTCCAAGGCCTCGTGGTGGTGAAGACGGGCACGACCCTGACCATCGAGAAGGGCACGACGCTGAAGGGTGACGCGCGGAGCAAGGCCATCCTCCTCGTCGAGGCGGGCGCGAAGCTCATCGCGGAGGGCACGGAGGACGAGCCCATCGTCTTCACGAGCCAGGCCGCTCCGCAAGATCGCCGCGCCGGCGACTGGGGCGGGCTCGTGCTGCTCGGCAACGCGCCCGTGAACATGCCGGGCGGCAAGGGGAACGTCGAGGGGATCCTCACCACGGTGCAGGGCACGCAGTTCGGCGGCACCGATCCTGACGACTCGAGCGGCGTGCTTCGCTATGTCCGGGTCGAGTACGCGGGTGTCGTCCTCGCGCAGGACAACGAGGTAAACGGCGTCACGTTCGCGGGCGTGGGGCGGGGCACGAGGGTCGACCACGTTCAGGTGCGGCAGGCGCTCGACGACTGCTTCGAGTTCTTCGGCGGCACCGTCGACGCAAAGTACCTCGCCTGCCAGGGCAACGAGGACGACGGCTTCGACTGGGACAACGGGTACTCGGGGCGCCTCCAGTTTCTCGTGCTGCAGCAGTCGCCGGGCCACGTGGGCGAGGACAACGGCATCGAAGGCGACAACGACGCCCAGGGCTCGGCCAACCTGCCGCTCTCGAGCCCCACGATCTTCAACGCCTCTCTGTTCGGCAAGAACGCGGACGTCGACAACGCCCAGTACGGGCTGCTCCTGCGGCGGAACACTCGGGCGACCCTACGCAACGTCCTGGTGAGCGGGTTCGAGGCCTCGCTCGACGTGCGCGACGTGTCGACGCACGCCGGCGTGACCGAGGGGGCGCTCACCCTCACGAACAGCCTCTTCTGGAACGCCAGGAACACTGCGGTGCTCGACAACATCGCCTACCCGGAGAAGGGCGCCACTCCTCCCAACAAGGACAACGACGGCGCGCTCTCCGAGGTCGACTGGGTGAAGGCGACCGCGCACAAGAATCTCTTCAGCGTCGACCCCAAGACCGACCGCGCGTTCGACCTCGAGAAGCCCGTCTTCGGACCCGCGAGCCCGCTCGTGGAGACCGCCGCGACGCCACCCAAAGACGGCTTCTTCGACCCGTCGGCCGCTTACGTGGGAGCCTTCAAGGACCAGAGCGACGACTGGGCGACGCGGGGTCGCTGGGCGGTCTGGTCGTCGAGGTAGCTCGCGCGCGGTGGTGGCGCGCCGGGCGGTCGTGATTCACGGCCCCGGTCGTGCTACGTCCGCTGCGTGCCGCGCGCCTACCTCACGGTCACCATCGACACGGAGTGCGACAAGGGCCCAGGGTGGCGCGTCGAAAAGCCCGCGGCGTTCGCCGGCGTCACCGACGGCGTCGCGCGGCGCCTCGAGCCGCTCTTCCAGAGCTTCGGCGCGAGGGGCACCTACCTCGTGTCGGGCGAGGTCCTGGAGGACCCCGCTTCGGTCGAGGTGTTGCTCGCGGCGAAGGCCGACCTCGGCGCCCACCTGCACGGCGAGACCGTGGCGCCCGACGCGTATCTTCCGGATATTACGTCACAATTTCAACGCGATCTCCCCGAGCCTGTAGAGCGCGCCAAGCTCACGTCGCTGACGGCGGGCTTCTCCGCGGCGTTCGGCCGCCCGCCCCTCGCGTTCCGCGCCGGGCGGTTCGGCGTGGGTCGCCACACGCTGCGCATTCTCTCCGAGCTCGGCTACGCGGTGGAGTCGAGCGTGACGCCGCACATGGACTGGGCCTCGAGCGGGGCGCCCGGGCTCGCGTTCCCCGACGCGCCGACGCAGCCGTACCACCCCGCGTGGGAGGAGCCGGGCCGCGTCGGCGAGTGCCCGCTCTGGGAGGTGCCGATCACCATCCGGCGGCGGTGGGCGAACGCCTTGCCGGTGCTCGGGAGGCACCTCGAGCCCCGCTGGCTTCGGCCCACGCACATGTCGGGTCGGGCGCTCGTGGGGCTCGCCGAAGACGAGCTCCGCGACGCCGCGAAGAGGCCTGGGCCGCGGCTCCCGCCGGTGCTCACGTGCATGTTCCACAACGTGGAGATCGTGCCCGGCAAGAGCCCGTACGCCACCTCCGAGGGCGCCGCTCGACGCATCCTCGGCAACCTCGCAGAGCTGCTCGCGTTCGCGCAGCGCGAGGAGATCCGTGTCGTCGGCCTCTCGGATCTCCCCGAGGTGCTCGCGCCGTGAGCGACACGCCGCCGCCGAGCGCGACGACCGAGGGGCCAGCAGCCGATGCAGCCGAGCCGAGGGCGACGACCGCGGCGATCGCGACCGCGTCGCCGCACAAGAAGAGCCTGGCGCGCACCTCGCTCCTCCTCTTGCCCGCGCAGATCGTGTTTCGCGGCGGCGAGGCGGTGTTCCCCTGGCTCCTCTCGACGTGGTTCGGGAGATCCCACGCGACCGACGTGTACACGTTCGCGTGGGCGATCTTCACCTTCGCCGGCTCGCTCGTGTTCTCCGCGTACCAGGACTCCGCGCTCGTGCCGATGCTCGCCGAGATCCGCGAGCGGCACCCCGAGCAGCTCCCGCGCTTCCGCGGGGCGCTCCTCGCGCACACGGTCGTCTATGGAAGCGGGCTCGCCTTGCTCGTGGCGGTCGTCGCGGCCGCGTACTTCACGGTCATCTACTCGGGGCACGACCGGGCGATGGCCGAGCTCATGGTGCCGGCGTTCCTCGTGTACCTGTTGGCTTTGTCGCTGAAGACGTTCTTCGGCGCGCAGCTGAACGCCGAGCACCGCTATTTCGCGCTGCCCATCGCGAGCGCGTGCGGCACGGCGGTGGCGGTGGGCTCGCTCGCATTCTTGCGGTCCTCGGGCCCGGTGGTCATTCCGTACGCGCAGCTCGCGGGCGAGCTCGTCACGCTCACGCTGCTCGGCTCCTTCGCGCGCGGGCTCGGCTTCGAGTGGACGCTCACTCGGCCTCCCGCGCTCGTGCGAGCCGGTCGACTCATCGCCTCCGAGGTGTTCGGCGCGGCGGTGACGCGCGTCAACCCCTCCGTCGACCAGCTCTTCGCGGGGCTCGTGGGCGTGGCGGGCGGCGGGACGCTGCTCCGGCTCACGGGCGACGTCGGATCGCTTCCGACCTCCATTCTCCAAGCGGCGATGCTCTCGGTGCTGCTCTCGCACCTCTCGGACGACGCCGCGCGCAGGCACTACGCGTCGTTCCGCGCGAAGACCTGGGGCGCGCTGCGCGTGACGCTCGCGTCGCTCGCGGCGTCGTGCCTCGCGCTCCATTTCGCCCGGCGCCCGCTCCTCGAGCTCGTGTTCCTCCATGGCGCGATGGACGCGGGCGGCGTGACCACCCTGGGCGACGTGCTCCCCTACTACCTGCTCGGGGTGCCCGCGTTCGGCGCGCTGCTCGTCCTCGTGCGGGCGCACGTGGCCGCGCAGAACAGCCGCATCATGGTAAAGATCGGCGTCCTGAACGCGGCGCTCAATTTCCTCGGCAACGCCGTCCTCGGCAAGCTCTACGGCCTCGCCGGGCTCGCCCTCTCCACGAGCCTCGTGCACGCGGTGGTCGCTGCGCTGCTGTACGTCTTGCTGCGCAAGCACCTCCAGGAGATCGAGGCGGACCACCCATGAGCCGCGAGCTCCGCGTGGTGCACGTGGTCTGCGCCGGCGAGGTCGGCGGCGCCGAGCGCATGCTCATCGACCTCGTGGGGTCGCCCGCCGAGCGGCACCATGTAGCCCTGTTCTCGCCGAGCGCGACGCTGCGCGCGTTCCTGCGTGAGCACGGGGTCCTCGTGACCGATCGCGGACCGGTGACCGAGGGCGTGACCGCCACCCTCGCGCGTGCTGTCGGGCGCTCCGACGTCGCGTGGCTCGGCGCGCTGCTCGCGCGCGACCGGGCCGACGTGGTCCATCTGCACACCTTCGGCTCGCAGGTGCTGGGCACGCGCGCGGCGCTCGCGGCGCGGCCACGCCGCGCGATCGTGCGCACCGAGCACTCCACACGCGTCTTCGACGACCCGAGCTGCTGGCCGTTCGCGCGCTGGTCGCTGCCACGCGCCGACGTGTCGTGCGCCGTGAGCCACGCCGTCCGAGCCGAAGCGCAGAGGCGGGATCCGCAGCGCGCGGCGCGCATGCGCGTCGTGCCCAACGGCGTCGACCTCGGCGCGTTCTCACCGCTGCCTACGCGCCCAGGGCTGCGCGAGGTCGGCTCGCCCCGCGCCGCCGTCGTGGGCAGGCTCGAGCCGCGCAAGGGCGTCGACATCGTGCTCCACGCGCTCGCTCGCGTGCCCGATCTCGACCTCGACGTGTGCGGCGACGGCCCGGACGCGCCGGCCCTCCGCGCGCTCGCGCGACGGCTCGGCCTCCTCGGCCGCGTGCGCTTCCTGGGCCAGGTGGCCGACGTGCCGTCGGCGCTGCGCGACGTGGACGTGGTGGTCTCCGGCGCCCGAAAAGAGGGCCTGGGCCTCGCGCTGCTCGAGGCGATGGCGGTAGGGCGCGTCGTCGTGGCGACGGCGGTGGGGGGCGTGCCCGAGTTCCTGGTCGATGGGCGCACGGGGTTCCTCGCGCCATCCGAAGACCCGACCGCCCTCGCCGGCGCGCTCCGCAAGGCGCTCGCGCAGACGACCGAGGCGCGCGACGCCCTCGTGGCGCGGGCGCGAACGTGTGTGGTCGACACCTACT
This region includes:
- a CDS encoding glycosyltransferase family 4 protein; translation: MSRELRVVHVVCAGEVGGAERMLIDLVGSPAERHHVALFSPSATLRAFLREHGVLVTDRGPVTEGVTATLARAVGRSDVAWLGALLARDRADVVHLHTFGSQVLGTRAALAARPRRAIVRTEHSTRVFDDPSCWPFARWSLPRADVSCAVSHAVRAEAQRRDPQRAARMRVVPNGVDLGAFSPLPTRPGLREVGSPRAAVVGRLEPRKGVDIVLHALARVPDLDLDVCGDGPDAPALRALARRLGLLGRVRFLGQVADVPSALRDVDVVVSGARKEGLGLALLEAMAVGRVVVATAVGGVPEFLVDGRTGFLAPSEDPTALAGALRKALAQTTEARDALVARARTCVVDTYSRDAMRAGYSRAYRDALARSHASK
- a CDS encoding T9SS C-terminal target domain-containing protein gives rise to the protein MSSRTFLRTSLFGPLVGLALPLAVCFTACSDDGSLSVDAKRTAATSPTGNPPSSGAAAPKALEVLKGDIKTAMNLTAAKEYLLQGLVVVKTGTTLTIEKGTTLKGDARSKAILLVEAGAKLIAEGTEDEPIVFTSQAAPQDRRAGDWGGLVLLGNAPVNMPGGKGNVEGILTTVQGTQFGGTDPDDSSGVLRYVRVEYAGVVLAQDNEVNGVTFAGVGRGTRVDHVQVRQALDDCFEFFGGTVDAKYLACQGNEDDGFDWDNGYSGRLQFLVLQQSPGHVGEDNGIEGDNDAQGSANLPLSSPTIFNASLFGKNADVDNAQYGLLLRRNTRATLRNVLVSGFEASLDVRDVSTHAGVTEGALTLTNSLFWNARNTAVLDNIAYPEKGATPPNKDNDGALSEVDWVKATAHKNLFSVDPKTDRAFDLEKPVFGPASPLVETAATPPKDGFFDPSAAYVGAFKDQSDDWATRGRWAVWSSR